The bacterium sequence CCGCTCTGCAGGACGTGCACCGCCTGCAGGAGACGTACGGCGCGTCCGTGTTGCCCTCGGGGGCCTCGCTGCGGGCGGAGCTGTGGCTCAACGACAAGCATCCCTTCCGCAACGTCACCATGCCCTACCTGATCGCCTTCCTGATACTGATCGTGGCCTTCTTCTGGAGCATCGGACGGCGGGGCGGCGCAGCCTTTCCCTGGCGCCATCCGCTCTACCTCCTCGGCATCCTGGTCTACTGGGCCGCCGCGGCCTTCCACCTCTTCGCCTTCGTGCTGCGCTGGATCGCCTCGGGCCGGGCCCCGCTGAGCAACGGCTACGAATCGCTCATCTTCATCGCCCTGGCCACGGCCATCGCCGGCGTGATCTTCGAGTTCCGCGACCGGCGCGGTTCCTCGGCCGCCGTATCGGCCATGCTGACCACGGTGGTCCTCTCGGTGGCCATGCTCTCGACCTTCGACCCGGCCATCGGCCCGCTGGTGCCCGTGCTGGCCTCCTACTGGCTCAACATCCACGTCACGGTCATCACCGGCAGCTACGGTTTCCTGGGCCTCGGTTCGCTGCTGGGAGCCCTGACCCTGTTGCTCTACCTGCTCAAGGGTCCCGGCCGCACGTCCGTCCGCGACGCCATCCTCCAGCTGGACCGCCTGCAGTTCCGGGTGCTGGTGACCGGGCTGGGGTTGCTGAGCATCGGCACTTTCCTGGGCGGCGTCTGGGCCAACGAGTCGTGGGGGCGCTACTGGGGCTGGGATCCCAAGGAGACCTGGAGCCTGGTGACGATCCTGGTCTACGCGGTGGTGATCCACTTCCGCTGGCTGCCGAGCCTGAACCGCCCCCTGCTGCTGGCCGCCGGCAGCTTCGCGGGCATCGCCTCGGTGGTGATGACCTACTTCGGCGTCAACTACTTCCTCAGCGGCCTGCATTCCTACGCCCAGGGCGACGCGGCCAGCGTGCCGGGCTGGGTCTACATCATCTCGGCCGGCATGCTCGCGCTGATCGTCCTGGCCTGGCTCGTCGACCGGACCCGCGACTGGGAGCCCAGGGAGAGTTGATACGACAATATCGACGCAGGGGGCTTCGCATCTAAGATGCGGGGCCCCTTGGTATATCAGGCACCGGAAAAACCAATTTCATGACATCGCATATCTGTGGTAGGGTGCGGCAACCGAACTGGAATCGTATCGGGACCGTGTCATTCACACCTACCACCGGGCGCCATCGCGCTCGGCAGCGCAAGCAGAAGGAGGCGCGATGGAAGGGACCAAGAGACTGCTCCTACTCGCGGGGGCCGTTTACCTGCTCGGGGCTGGTGCCGCGCTGGGCGCGGGCTTCAACATCTATGAAGCCGGCGCCCGGGCGACCGCCCTCGGCGGCGCGTTCACCGCGACGGCCGACGACGGCTCGGCGATCTTCTACAATCCGGCCGGGCTCGCCTTTCTCGAAGGCTCGGCGCTCGACCTGAACCTGATGCCGATCATCCCCGCAGCCGAGTTCACGGGCGCCCTCCAGCCGGACGGCACCTACGCCAGCGGCAAGACGACCGATCAGATATTCCCGATCCCCGGAGCCTACTTCTACAGGAACGACGGCGAACTCACGTACGGCATAGGCCTCTACACGCCCTTCGGTCTGGGCGTGGAATGGTCCGATCCCGACGACTGGATCGGGCGCGCGGTCAGCTACAACGTGGATCTGGCCACCATCTATGTCTCCCCCGTGGTCGCGTGGAGGGTGAACGAGGACGTGGCGCTGTCCTTCGGCGTGGACGTCGGCTACACCAAGATCGAGCTCAAGCGCCGCATGCTGACCGTCTTCGGCGGCAACAACGCGCCCACCGACGTGATCGACGTCTCGATCGACGGCGACAGCAAGCTGAACTTCACGCCCTCGGCGGGCGCCATGATCAAGGCCAACGAGAAGCTGACCTTCGGCGTCATGTACCACCACCAGAAGACGCTGTCCATCGAGGAGGGCAACCTCGAGCTGACGAACATCGCGCCGGACGCCCTGGCGGGCGCCGTCGACAACATGATCGCCGGCCTCGGCGGCAACAAGCACACCGGCAGCACCGAACTGAAGCTGCCCCACATCCTCAGCCTCGCCGCGTCCTACCAGCTGACCGAGCAGGCCCGCGTGGAATTCGACGCGGTCCACTTCGGCTGGGGCCACTTCGACGAGTTGGCCCTGGACTTCGGCAGCGATGACCTCAACGAGACCATCCCCGAATCCTACGAGGACGTCTGGCAGCTGCGCCTCGGCGCCTCGTACGACGTCGACGACAAGCTGACGCTGATGGGCGGCTACGTGCGCGACAAGTCGCCGCAGCCGGTCGAGTCCATGAGCCCACTGCTCCCCGACGCCAACCGCGACGACTTCAGCCTCGGCGTCCAGTACCGCTTGAACGAGCGGCTGACGCTGACCGGCACCTACATGGGCGTGAACTTCGAGGAGCGCACCAACGTGGTGGACGGCGCACAGGTCGTCTTCCCCGAAGACGAAGCGGAGTACGGCGAAGGCCCGTACCCCAATCCCGCAGGAACCTACGATTCCTATGCCGACATCTTCGGCGTCGGCATCAGCTACCGCTTCTAGGAAAGGAGGTCTGCCATGACCAAGCTCACCAAGACATTGCTCGGCGGCGTGGCCCTGCTGGCCCTCCTGGCGGCGGGCTGCAGCCTCGATACTCCCGATCCGGCGACCCTCGCCGACGTGGAGCAACCGGAAGGCGCCGAATACTTCGCCAACTACGTGGCCATCGGCAACAGCCTGACGTCCGGTTTCATGGACGCCGGCCTGGTGACGAACGGACAGGTCAACAGCTACCCGCAACTGCTCGCCTCGGTGATGGGCGCCAAGGCCTACACCTTCCAGCAGCCGCTGATCGCCTTCCCCGGCATCGGCAGCTCGAGCACGGGCGACCCGTCGCTGGTGGCCGGCGTGCTGCACTTCGACGGCGCGGGCATCTCCCTCGCCGGCACGACGGCCCTGGCCGACGTCCAGTCGACACTGCTGCTGGCCGCCGCGTGGCCGGTGCCCTACAACAACCTGGGCGTGCCCGGGGCGACCACCCTGGACGTCACCAGCGCGCTGGGCTCGGGCTCCAGCCAGTCGCCGGGCAACTCCTACTTCGATTTCATCCTGCGCAATCCGTCCTTCGGCGACGTGTCCATGATCAACCAGGCCATCGCCCTGGGTCCGAAGCTGATCACCTGCTGGATCGGCAACAACGACATCCTGGGCGGCGCCACCGGCGGCGAGCCCGAGGTCGGCATCAACATCACGCCGACGGCAGAGTTCAACGCCATGTTCACGGACATCCTGGACGGCCTGACCGTTGGTGTGACGGATCGCTACGGCTACGAGCCGGCGATCTTCGTGGGCAACGTGCCCGGCATCGCCAGCGCCCCGTACTTCGTGCCCAAGGCGCTGTTCGACGTCATGGCCGGCAACCCGATCCCCACCGAGGAGACCGCCGTCTACGTGCGCTTCCCCGCCCTGGGCTACCTCGCCGCGGGCGGACCGGTGCCCTTGCCGCCGGAGTGGACGCTCGACGCCGGGGAAGTCGGCGTGGTCGACACGGCCGTGACCGAGTTCAACGCCGCCATCGCGGCGGCCGTGGCCGCGCGGGACAACGTCTGGCTCTACGACGCCAACACCGTGCTGGCCGGCCTCGACCCGAACACCGAAGCGGCCCATTTCCTGGCCCTCGTGGGCACGCTGGGCATCGAGACGGCCGCGGCGACGACCTATTTCTCGCTGGACGGCATCCACCCCAACAACCGCGGCTATGCCCTGGTGGCCAACGGTTTCAGTGCGGTCATCAACGGCGCGCTGGGCACGGCATTGCCGCAGATCGACATCGGCGACATCACGTGGGATCCGACCTACGACATGCTGCCAAAGCAGGGCGGCCCCCTGCTCGACTCGCGGGCCGCCGCCGCCATGGACGCCGTGTTCCGCTGATCGGCGTGCAGGGCGGATGAACGCGAGGGCGGGGACCCGGATCCCCGCCCTCTGCGTACAATAAGCGCGTGCCATCCTCGACCATCTCATGTAAGGTCTCGTCGTCAAATCGACGACCCTCAGGAGGCAGTTCGTTGCGCCAAGGCTACCGCACGACGCTGGGCGGTTTCGGACCGTCGCTCACGCCGACCGTCAAGGTCCTGCTCGCCGCCAACATCTCGGTGTTCGTGCTGCAGTTCATGCTCGGCCAGTCGGCGGCCCGCGTCTGGTTCGACCACTTTTTCGGACTGGTCCCCCGCAAGGCCCTCGCCGGGCTGCACGTGTGGCAGTTCGCCACCTACATGTTCCTGCACCTGAACTTCATGCACATCTTCTGGAACATGTTCATCCTGTGGATGTTCGGCTCCGAGCTCGACGCGTTGTGGGGGCGGCGGGGTTTCCTGCAGTACTACTTCGTCGCCGGCATCGGCGCCGGGCTCGTCTATTTCCTGCTGATGCCCCTGATCGAGCCCGCCGCGGCCTACGCACCGCTGATCGGCGCCTCGGGCGCCTGCTTCGGGCTGCTCATGGCCTACGGCCTGCTCTTCCCGGAGCGTCGGGTGATGCTCTGGTTCCTGATCCCGGTCAAGGTCAAGTGGTTCGTGCTGGGGATCGGCCTGTTCGAGCTCATGGCCATCTGGCGGGCCGACAGCGTGGGACACCTGGCCCACCTGGGCGGCCTGCTCTTCGGCTACCTCTACCTGCGCGGCGGCAAGAAATGGCTGGACGGCCTGCGGCGCGGAAGACGCCGGCGCAAGGCCGACTCGCGCTTCCGCGTGGTCGACGACGAGCAGGACCGCGATCCGGTCGTGCGCGTCGAAGTGGACCGGATCCTGGAGAAGATCTCCCGCGAGGGTCTGGACAGCCTGACGCCCGCGGAGCAGGAGGCGCTGAGACGCGCCAGCCGGAAACACTGACCCGAGGTGATCGGGGTTGACCCGCCATGTGCGATCTCTCGGTGATCATCGTCAACTGGAACACGTGTGAACCCCTGCGCGCGTGTCTCGCAGCGCT is a genomic window containing:
- a CDS encoding porin, giving the protein MEGTKRLLLLAGAVYLLGAGAALGAGFNIYEAGARATALGGAFTATADDGSAIFYNPAGLAFLEGSALDLNLMPIIPAAEFTGALQPDGTYASGKTTDQIFPIPGAYFYRNDGELTYGIGLYTPFGLGVEWSDPDDWIGRAVSYNVDLATIYVSPVVAWRVNEDVALSFGVDVGYTKIELKRRMLTVFGGNNAPTDVIDVSIDGDSKLNFTPSAGAMIKANEKLTFGVMYHHQKTLSIEEGNLELTNIAPDALAGAVDNMIAGLGGNKHTGSTELKLPHILSLAASYQLTEQARVEFDAVHFGWGHFDELALDFGSDDLNETIPESYEDVWQLRLGASYDVDDKLTLMGGYVRDKSPQPVESMSPLLPDANRDDFSLGVQYRLNERLTLTGTYMGVNFEERTNVVDGAQVVFPEDEAEYGEGPYPNPAGTYDSYADIFGVGISYRF
- the ccsA gene encoding cytochrome c biogenesis protein CcsA gives rise to the protein MKNLIAPALAAAALAILACAPAATAQTRGHDNTPRFNYLDASNRGLTRTLAMQDFRGRMKPVDTHAREIVMKITKREHFEGWDPQDLYFSWLTNPAFWYDHDLIYAKHPGVKALLGIPEDRGEAHFGSPGKAAWVSASSLIDGNQYVLGDAVREALRTPDAERSKTQRKLLKFDERFNIFWNVINGGGLRIFPIPGDPNHAWADFNDVRELDLGAEVAEVADALVSALRDMDNARIAAALQDVHRLQETYGASVLPSGASLRAELWLNDKHPFRNVTMPYLIAFLILIVAFFWSIGRRGGAAFPWRHPLYLLGILVYWAAAAFHLFAFVLRWIASGRAPLSNGYESLIFIALATAIAGVIFEFRDRRGSSAAVSAMLTTVVLSVAMLSTFDPAIGPLVPVLASYWLNIHVTVITGSYGFLGLGSLLGALTLLLYLLKGPGRTSVRDAILQLDRLQFRVLVTGLGLLSIGTFLGGVWANESWGRYWGWDPKETWSLVTILVYAVVIHFRWLPSLNRPLLLAAGSFAGIASVVMTYFGVNYFLSGLHSYAQGDAASVPGWVYIISAGMLALIVLAWLVDRTRDWEPRES
- a CDS encoding rhomboid family intramembrane serine protease encodes the protein MRQGYRTTLGGFGPSLTPTVKVLLAANISVFVLQFMLGQSAARVWFDHFFGLVPRKALAGLHVWQFATYMFLHLNFMHIFWNMFILWMFGSELDALWGRRGFLQYYFVAGIGAGLVYFLLMPLIEPAAAYAPLIGASGACFGLLMAYGLLFPERRVMLWFLIPVKVKWFVLGIGLFELMAIWRADSVGHLAHLGGLLFGYLYLRGGKKWLDGLRRGRRRRKADSRFRVVDDEQDRDPVVRVEVDRILEKISREGLDSLTPAEQEALRRASRKH